In the genome of Juglans microcarpa x Juglans regia isolate MS1-56 chromosome 6S, Jm3101_v1.0, whole genome shotgun sequence, the window tgtaaatatatattagtatttgtatgtgcaatgatttaagcaacgtgtttaattattaataacatttttttcttctcgtctttttaaatatttaggatattctcattataaaaatatatataatattataaaaatattaaatacaaaattattcaagtttataGGAATTTTTATACGAGCTAGCTTTATATGAGtcatctatttaattatataaaagccaAGTTAAAGCTTGCTTACTTTGCATTTGTCCCGTATAAAACGGCTTAAAACCGTTTATTTGCATCAAACTGAAAAATGGGACAAGaacaaaaaactatttattttcaacCGTATTTCAACCGTATATTGTTCCCGTGAAAAATTGTGTTTACTTCCTTGCAACGTTTCAGCCAAAACTGGAAGCATTGCAATGTTTTCTTCCTTGCAATGTTTCATGCTTCACTGATACAAATTGGACCTGATTTTTGGCTTTTAAAACAGCCTGCGGCAAAACTATCTGAAAGCCATGCCGATGGAATTCTCTTGATCATCATCTCTTTCTGCAGTTCAAACAAGCCGCCAGAACTTGTATTCTATCCAAGCATTAGCATCATCTTTGGCAtgaaacaaataacataaattttgatgagaatttctttgttggaGTTGGTGAATCCCATGAAAGTCAACAAAAACTCAGAGACAAATTTTCATGGATTTTGCAAGATAATGGATGGAGAACTATCACGAAACTAACGTAAATAAGTTTCGACTCTCATATCAGGTCTTCATTAGTGATGGATTTCGAATTTCACACGTCCAAACGGTTCCTCCTCTCTATATATCTTCCCTTTTGCCAACTCCTCAAAATATAGTCCATATTTCCAGAAATCAGATAGAGAGCACTCGATAGAGCCTTACAccaaaaaaatcgaaaaacccaACAAGGCCACCCGTAGCAATCTCTCTTCAAACCGAAACACTTACCTTGCCACTGTCGGGAGACACCCAGAAGGCGCCGAAGGTGAGTTTTCCCTTCCTCCACAACGGGCGTTGGCCCTATCTCTCTCTTCTGTCAATTTTTCATCTATGACAGAGATTTAATTTGTGGGATTTGCTCCTGCTCTGCGATCAACCATCACAAGGAGGGTCGGAAAACCATTTGAGCCCCCAGAAAGTTCCGGCCCAGTCACCATCACACTCGATAAGACCACGCtgatttctctcttttctccacCGTTCTTGAGCCTAAAGAAGCCTAAATTATTTTCTGCTACACAAAAACATTCGCCGTCATAGCCTCTGTGCAACCACCAGTTTCCTCACAATTTCTCTTCCCTCTCGGTGAGTCTTTCACATGGCTTTCGCTCAAGTGAATATTTGTTTTTCCCTCTCGGCACTGAACCCTTTTTGCTTGCAAATTGTTATCTTCTCTAACGTGTGATATGTACCTTTAATTGTTAAATCAAATCATGTTATTTTCCCTGTAGCCTCCCTTTGTAAAGCATAAAAGCAAGTCAAATTTGCCTTTGTCAATACAGTAGTCTCCCTCTATAAACCATAAGTACGTAATATTTGCTTCTTAAATCTTAATGGCTAAATTACGTTacaacccaattttttttttcaaaaaaatactttattcttttcAAGATTGAGATTTGCCTCTAGCTTTTCCGTAAGACACATGTAGagttaaaattattacaaaagtTCCATCTAGCCTTTCCAGTAAAACATAACCCACGTACCAATTTGAAGactttattatattattgctCTGAAATTCtaaggttttgtttggatattcaactattctcaattcatctcaactcataattacaatttttttaaatttcaacacaaaatataataaacaattcaactttttcaaatttcaaaataataataatattaaaaaataatattttaataatattttatcatctcaattcatttcaacatccaaacgcactctaaATCATGACAAAAAAGTGATTGCTTCTAAGATTTGGGCTTGATTTCACgtgaatatattttagtttggaCTCTATTTTTGTGAGAATAACACTTATATTTTATGGCAGttaaaatataggaaaatgatagggatgCCGATGGGGATCCCGCTCATTGTCTCgctcatgtttttttattttttattttagttttttatttttatttaatgattaagaaaatgttgtttaatagtattgtgaatttttttaaaatatttaaaagtattaaaaaataatataaaaaaatttttaaatatagcgcatatttaaatatatatatatatatatatatatatatctaaaaacaTTCACGTAAATAACCTTCTACGCATTGCGCGGGTTATAATAGAATAAACGAGTTGAGCAAAATTCGAATTTGACCAAGTCAATCTCGTGCACGTTCTCAAGTtgtcttgtttatttataatcCTAAACAGGGgagttataataaaataaataataaagggtAATGATatacctataattttttataattattttatagctCATTTATAATCACccaatataatttatatttccaTAACTACCCTTCCATCTGAAATAGAGTTGCAAAAGagttatcattttcctatcattaaataaataaataaaatgtaataatatatatacctaCAACTTGTTTACTATagttttacaactcattttataatcaaTCAATGCAATTAtatcacttcattaaaaataactttaattttacataattatcatCCATATGaaatagagttgtaaaataattttagaaaagttgtaagtttgtcattttcaaattattaaatgacACCTTGTCCCTGAGGAATCCCAACCAATACTTATCAACAAGAACATAATCATACATATATGCATTCATTCGTTTTAATACATTAAAGTATTTATGCACATAAACATacttcatatatacatatatacattcatatatatatatatatatatatatacacacgtctCAACTTGGCATATTTGGGTCTTCAAAGCTAATTGATTACACCAAGGAGAAGATAAATGAAGGTGGTGACTACAGATCAAAACTATGGCTGTTGAAATGGAAGATTGGATGATTTCGTTGTCTCCCAAGACTGTGTGACCTAATTTCTTTAGCAACACTTGACTGAAGAGTTGGAGGACCACACACAATGACACCGACATCAACGCGACCCCATTTCTCGGATATATTCTCAAAAATCTCTGCAGTAATACAAACAATGGgagcaaaaaacaaaataaaagccTCTAGTTATGAATAAGAAGGTTAAAGTTAGTCATTAATTAAGATTCCATAGTCTTTTTGCattcttttgttattttacattttgAGCAGAAATTGACAAGCCATACCTTTGAAGTCTGGTCTTGAACCATAGTAAGTTTGGGCTGAACTCGCTAGAGTGTTCTGACTTGAATCCTTGTGAGCTACATTTGAATTATGCTGCATTTTGCCAACCTTTAGCCTATCATCCTCCCCTTCCTCCCTGCTTGcatttttcctttcccaaaGATGCCATAAACCTACCACAAGACCCCCAACGACAAAGACACTTGCAAGCATGCAAATGATGAAAAGAAGCCCTTTGTACCACCATGAAGATATGTTAAAAGGGTTTATGTAGAATATATCCACTAAACCCATTAAGATAACTAATCCTATTGTAGATGAAATAACATATAGTCCAGACCATATACTATTTCCTGTACCAACCAAAACAGACATGCTGCATCTATCTGACGCAGAGCAGAGAGGTGTGTTCATAGCCTTGTTAACTTCACCCTCTTCCTGCAGATAACAGCCATTAAAGGCCACAAAGTGAACAACAGAATCTAGGCCATAGTACTAGAAGAAAATCtcacaagaagaagaaactaCAATGGCGAGATTTAACAAAACCTACCAGAGGAGGTTCTGACTCTCGAGTGACGTATATGTTAATCTCAAGATTTAGTCTATTTGAGAACGATGGACAGATCGACTCCATGTCAATGGTAGAAACAAGAGAAAGCTCGTTCGATCTTTTCACAGCCCAAACAATCAAGATGTTCTGAAGTAGGCAGCGTTTTCCTTCCCTTAAACTATGGAGAATATCACTCAAGACAGCCAGAAATGGTGAAATCCCAATGCCACCTGCTACCAAAATAAGGTTTTCATACCTACAGAATAAAAGGGTGAAGTCAGTTCATTAATAACAGACAATGAAATAAAGTTAAACTGCATATCTAGTAAAGTATAGTCGACTCTTTTGTGCATACATCAAGTGATAAGGTACTTCATGCCCATAAGGCCCCTCTACTGAAGCTGTCATCAGTGTTAGAGGCTGGAGATCATCCTTGTCTTCCTCATTCTGCAGCTCAGCATTGGAACTATTTAAGATATTCCCTTTGAGCTTTGCGGTCCAATccccaagaacttttatgagAATGGAAAGATGATATTTACCATCCAGAGGACTAGATGAAACACTGTAAGGATGCCACTGCAGCCAAGATAATTCCCGAACTTGCAGGAAAATAAAA includes:
- the LOC121237198 gene encoding ferric reduction oxidase 7, chloroplastic-like; the protein is MWDIFIAWVALIFLFPAQFVNQLFEKWIQTTRGTVFGITGSIFMLFSGPILVIAFLAIVYLIITAKEELPEKKAAKNPSFRLWTFPVLVDGPFGVVSATEFIGILLFVAYVIWAVYAYTMQILISVSQFPFTFEQKSCFILEFLGLRFGSIGLYCIAFLFLPIARGSVLLRLIDIPFEHATRYHVWLGHLTMLLFTLHGLFYVIAWAIEGHLLQEILEWKDIGVANLAGVISLLAGLMMWVTSLHPVRKNKFELFFYTHQLYIVFVIFLALHVGDFIFSISAGGIFLFILDRFLRFCQSRKTVDIISAKCLPCGTVELVLSKPASLRYNALSFIFLQVRELSWLQWHPYSVSSSPLDGKYHLSILIKVLGDWTAKLKGNILNSSNAELQNEEDKDDLQPLTLMTASVEGPYGHEVPYHLMYENLILVAGGIGISPFLAVLSDILHSLREGKRCLLQNILIVWAVKRSNELSLVSTIDMESICPSFSNRLNLEINIYVTRESEPPLEEGEVNKAMNTPLCSASDRCSMSVLVGTGNSIWSGLYVISSTIGLVILMGLVDIFYINPFNISSWWYKGLLFIICMLASVFVVGGLVVGLWHLWERKNASREEGEDDRLKVGKMQHNSNVAHKDSSQNTLASSAQTYYGSRPDFKEIFENISEKWGRVDVGVIVCGPPTLQSSVAKEIRSHSLGRQRNHPIFHFNSHSFDL